DNA sequence from the Perca flavescens isolate YP-PL-M2 chromosome 3, PFLA_1.0, whole genome shotgun sequence genome:
CCTCCACAGACACTACAGCCTCAACAGCTGGTGAGGTTTCCCCATACACATCCTCAATTTCAGCCAGTGCTGTCAAGACACCCATCAACCAACTACAGCTACCAGTCCAGACAACCGTCTGTCCGCAGCGGGGTGGCTTATCTCTGAACACTTAAACTGACTGATCACAGTTATGGTCAACTTGCAGCACAATCTAGGACACATTTCAAATGTCAAAAggtaaaaacatttcaataaataGATTCACTGTGAATGCAAATTTATCGGATTAATATGGATgggttttgtctttttgtacaCTTGGAGTACCTAATATCTTCTCACTAGTTATTATTAGCCTATAGCATAATTATAACCCTGAGCCAAAGCATGATTACCATTACTTTTATGTGTTGTACAATCAAATTGTATACAGACAGTCTTATTTTTTGTATATCATGTTATAAATTTTGTACATGTGTGATGGAAGTTTCTTTGCAGCAGGAGTGGATTTTAGAAGGTTggaaaagtgaaacaaataacaGTTGAAGACTAAaccaaatttgttttttttgtattttattatatatatttgcaaatataggagtaACAGTTTCACAAAAGGCACAGCAGCTCAGTGTGAAAAAGTCTCTTCAATGAGTAAACAGGAGCACTgagaaaaaatgtaacaattaatacattggaaaaagcaaaaacaaactgaaaaaaaaggtgtaacaaaaaaaaaaaaaaaaaaaaaaggtttttcaaggttgacgggaagacaacacaagggccaATGAGTCATTTGAGaggtatgtgtatttgtgtttactgtTAAAATGCTATTTGTTGTTAGCACATACGACCAAGCTATGTAGTTATACAGACCGTTTATACTTTACAGATATTGCAACCTATCTTTCTTCAACATTAGCTGTACTTGAGCTGTGTATTCAAATTAACATGGCCCATCCCATCAACAGAACACACGCATACAAAACGTTTGAGAATGACACATCTATGTGCAAATAACATCTCATGGGCACCAATCACCACAATGAGCATTGTCCTCCTATTTCTCTGCTCAGCTTTCACCTGTTTTAACCCTTAGGACAGTAAATGATATATGAGTGTCTGATTTGTGAGAATTACACATTTGTGTCTGTAGTGTTTATAACtccaaacgtgtgtgtgtgtctctttaaatCGGATAATCTTTGTTTAAGTTTAGTATGAGGTCCTGGGGCTGAACGGATAGAAGTGAACAAATGGCTGAGTAAACATGATATGCTAGTCTAAGAATGCTTGTTAAAGGAGGTGACAGCTTAGCGTTTATAAAGAAGCCAGACCTGTAAGCATGATCATGTGATAACAATTTGCAAGTCACTTTGAATGGAGAAACAAAGAGCTTTAGATTAGAAattgtgttgtttatttctagGTTGATCCAAGCTCCATATTTGAGCAATAAAGAACATTTCTATCGCTTCTTAGTGAGCTTTATTAGATCTTGAACTATTAGGTcagctcatttcattttcagtgAGTAAAAATCTCAATTTTGAATACACTGGATGTAATGACATTAAAACTTAAGTCATTTCCCTTGATGTTTCATACCAAAATTTTTTTAGTGATGTAATGAAAAGGTTGTCTTTCTCCATTGTTGCTTAAGGTTACATCAAAATGAACGACCCGTGTCTATGTTAAGTCTTTTCAACAGAGTTATACAAATATAATTTAGCATTACAATATTTTAACTTGTAATCTACAAAACTATATTTCCTGGTACTCAACAATCAATAACTGTTTGGACTGTGTGATGTGAGCTGCCGCTCCGTTTCATCACCTTGAAAGTCATCTCTGCTCCCCTGTGGACAACCGCAGTACTGCAGGAGCTTATGTGCTACATTGTATATTTGTGTTCTTCTGAATTATCATCAAATATAAttaaagacaataaaaacatgGCAAGTGTTAAAAAACTTTGTGAAGTTCTGAGCCGTTTCTGGTATATCCTGTTGGTGTTTACTGCTGGAGAAGCCATTAGCAGATATAAACCACTATAGCCAGAGGAACCATAAACACAAAATAAGCAGGGGTCCTTTTTACCCCTATTGCCCCGAGCCAACCAGGTGACAGCAAACCATCTTTCCCATAACAAACCGCCTCTACAGCATACAAACTGCGTCAGATGAGTAAATCCCCACAGCCTTGGACACATCTGACTCCGATTCTGAGATGTTGTACCAAACTATCAGAATTTGTAGTCAAGCTAAACTAATTTTGAATTTGGATACAGCTGGACTCTTGTAGACTGCACAATGATTCAAGGCGTTACAGAGATAGCCGCGATGTGCGTCGGCCTGATTGGGTTGATCGGCGCGGCGGCTACTACAGGGATGCCCATGTGGAAGGTGACGGCTTTCATTGGGGAAAACATAATTGTGATGGAAACTCGCTGGGAGGGTTTGTGGATGAACTGCTACAGACAAGCAAACATCAGGATGCAGTGCAAGGTGTACGACTCTCTGCTGTACCTGCCCTCTGAGTTACAGGCCGCCAGGGGTCTGATGTGCTGTTCTCTGGCCTTGTCAGGTCTGGGGCTCCTTGTGGCTCTGGCAGGGATGCGTTGTACATCCTGTATTCAGAATAATGAATGGGCTAAGACCATCATGCTGATGGTTGCAGGTGGTATGCAGTTCATGgcctgtatctgtgtctttaTCCCCGTGTCATGGACAGGGAATGTCGTCATCAGAGATTTTTACAATCCTTTGCTAATTGATGCCCAGAGGAGGGAGCTGGGAGAGGCTCTCTACATCGGTTGGGTGACCGGAGCCTTCCTTTTCGCCTCAGCCATGTTGTTCCTCTGCCGCCGTATTCCCTCAGAGAAAGGCTCATTCGACATGTACCAGCAAGCCAACTTGCTTCGTTATCGGCCAGCACCTCTAATGAGTTATCATCCCATCTCGAGTGTTTCCAGCCTCCAATCTACTGCATACCTTCCTTCTCTGCAGAACAACGGCTATGTTGTACAACAGCTTGCGACGCCACTTCAAAACCTCCCTCAAGTACAAATGTCAAGGACAAATGATGGAGCACtgattaaccctcctgttgtctatAACCCCGGTCTGCCTGAAAATTTGTCATCATATGTAAGTAGCATGGCTCACCATTACTCCATGCAGCGTTCTGATCATGTTGGAAGCCTGTATGCGCCAGTCAAATCCTTGTACCTAAGGCAAAACCCCACGCCATATTCACCAACTTATTTAGGCAATCCTACTGTGTCCTACCATACTAGTTTTGATCGGGTTCCACACACTCCTGTTTCCATAGGACATGAAGAATCAAGAATACAACCCAAGTCTAACAGTAGGAGCGGTGCTGGTGTATacatataaacaaaaatgtgttttttttttttagctggttAAACTTAAAGTCACAAAGCAGTATGCTTAGATAGTATATCATcacaagctaattttaactGCTGGACATGTACCTGAATATTATGTTTTCTCTGCTTATATTACGATTATCCCGATGCCCAGACTAAACAGtatgttttattaataatggTTTTGTAATTTGTATTGTGCAAAAGACTATATGGCTCGTCTGATCAGGTGGAACTTTGTTGTTAGTATAAATAAAAGGTGACATTGTGCTGTTCTGATGAAGCCCTGGTAGGGGCTGACTTTCCCAAAACAGAGAGACTTATGAGAAATCATCTGTTCATCATAGTCTTATCTTTTGCATATTAGTAAAAGtctgtttattatattattaaatattttgtgGTAATCATTGTACAAGTTTCAATGcgttgtgttttttaaatgtcttttactAATTAAATAACACTTTGTTATTTGTTGTAGTTTGTAATAGCACTGATCATGAAATGGACATTTTGAGTGACAAATGCTTGTAAGATGCAGCAATTACTTCAGCAACtttggttttgtgtcaaattttAATGTTTCCCCAGGGAGCATCAGTTTTCCAAATTATATTATAGTCTCTATGATTGATTTGCAACCTGTTAAGAATGTTTCCCTGCATATTGCCCATGTTTTCTGCTAGGGTGCCTCCTATGTGTTGcagtataaaaataaagtaaaataaaccAATTACCATCAAGAGATCAACTATTTTACAAATGCTAAGAAAATGAATACATGTCACTAAATAAGTAGTGGTAGCggtaaaagtgtttttttaaagcctaTTCTTGGTGTGACAATGGTAATGAACTCACAATCTATTACAGTCAAACTAACATATATATAACTACCTGAATGGgtcttcacatacacacatatgctaACTAATGGAATGAATAATCTTTCATGAAATTAATCCGCTTTGGATCAACAACAGCCAACACTTCATGTGTTGTGATTACTGCTTGATAAAAGCATCATATGCTGCTAACTGAGCCTGAACCAATGCTCCACACTGTCATCAttcaccactagatggcgccAGAGAACCTAACAGTGTCCTAAAGTGCAAAGCTCCCAACTCAGTGCAGGGGTCACTGCTTCCACTGCATTTCATTCGCTGAAGCtttaattaaaacaactttATATCAATGGAATACATTTTCAACATTTAAATCTGGTTTAAGCTACAGGCTGTATCAGCTCCATGGTGGAGTGAGTTAATTAATATAACATTGCATTCTTAGTAAATTTGGGTTTCTGATATCAAAACAAGATGGTAATTTAGATCTTAACCAGCTACTACTTTTTCACCTCCAGTCAAGACTTCAGATTGTACAGCTCCTTTTGATCTAAATAGAGAAGAGAAAATCCTCACAGCCTTGGACACATCTGACTCAGATTCTGTGATGTTGTACTAAAGCATCAGAATTTGTAGTCAAGCTAAACTAAATTTTGAATTTGGATACAGCTGAACTCTTGTAGACTGCACAATGGTTCAAGGTGTTTCAGAGATAGCCGCGATGTGCGTCGGCCTGATTGGGTCGATCGGCGCGGCGGCTGCTACAGGGATGCCCATGTGGAAGGCGATGGCTTTCATTGGGGAAAACATAATTgtgatggaaaaaaatattttctcccAGGAACTGCCAATTGAGGATATTCTTGCCGTCAGTGTGTAAAATTCGAGAAATTATTCCCATCTATGAGTCTCTAATTTTGCTAATTTTTGGGGAATTAAATAATAGTGAGATTACCCTAATCCCATAAAACCCATCAAACACCCCTGATGCTTCGGTCTTGCTTGGCGAGCAGCATCATCACCAGCTGCTGATGGGTGCAAATGAGCTACCAAGAGAACTTTTTAACCTTCATCCCAAAACACTAATTGAGTGGGtaataacacatttttattttactatgaGACTCTGTCAGAAAAACTGTTTAAGGTAGTTAATCTTCAAGGGAGCGCGACAGACCAGTTTGAAGATTAGATTTGCGTTTCCATCAGGACTGGAGCAAAGATTTAATCATTC
Encoded proteins:
- the LOC114552651 gene encoding claudin-8-like — its product is MIQGVTEIAAMCVGLIGLIGAAATTGMPMWKVTAFIGENIIVMETRWEGLWMNCYRQANIRMQCKVYDSLLYLPSELQAARGLMCCSLALSGLGLLVALAGMRCTSCIQNNEWAKTIMLMVAGGMQFMACICVFIPVSWTGNVVIRDFYNPLLIDAQRRELGEALYIGWVTGAFLFASAMLFLCRRIPSEKGSFDMYQQANLLRYRPAPLMSYHPISSVSSLQSTAYLPSLQNNGYVVQQLATPLQNLPQVQMSRTNDGALINPPVVYNPGLPENLSSYVSSMAHHYSMQRSDHVGSLYAPVKSLYLRQNPTPYSPTYLGNPTVSYHTSFDRVPHTPVSIGHEESRIQPKSNSRSGAGVYI